In the genome of Enterococcus sp. DIV2402, the window GCGATTAATGAAGACGCACCCCTACAAGTTACGGAAGGCAATATTATTAAAAATGGCTTTAACGATCAATTAGATCAATACCGAGAAGCCATGCGCAATGGAAAAAAATGGTTAGCTGAGTTAGAAGCCAAAGAGCGTCAAGCTACCGGAATTAAGAATTTGAAAGTTGGTTTCAATCGCGTGTTTGGTTATTACATTGAAGTGACTAAATCGAATTTGACTAATTTGGAAGAAGGGCGTTATGATCGCAAGCAAACGCTAGCTAATGCGGAACGATTCATTACACCGGAATTAAAAGAATTAGAAAAATTAATTCTAGAAGCAGAAGAACAATCAGTTGATTTGGAATATCGTTTATTTTTAGAAGTTCGAGAAGAAGTAAAAAAAGCCATTGATCGTTTACAACGTTTAGCTAAAGCGATTAGTAGTGTCGATGTGCTCCAAAGTTTTGCGACAATTAGCGAACGTTATCAATATATTCGTCCAGAACTCAATACGGAAAAAATATTAAACATCGTTGACGGTCGCCATCCAGTCGTAGAAAAAGTATTAGGTCATCAAGAATACATTCCTAATACGATCGATATGAATCAGGAAACGTTAATTCTCTTAATTACTGGACCGAATATGTCTGGTAAAAGTACGTACATGCGTCAATTGGCTTTAACTGTAGTGATGGCTCAAATTGGCTGTTTTGTTCCAGCACAGTCTGCTAATATGCCGATTTTTGATCGTATCTTTACGCGAATTGGCGCTAGCGATGACTTGATTGCTGGTCAAAGTACGTTCATGGTCGAAATGATGGAAGCTAATCAAGCATTGCGTTATGCGACACCGAATAGTTTAGTGTTGTTTGATGAATTGGGACGAGGAACTGCTACGTATGATGGCATGGCCTTAGCTCAAGCGATTATTGAATACATCCATAAAGAAGTCCAAGCTAAAACACTCTTTTCAACTCACTATCACGAACTTACCGTGTTGGATGAAGAATTACCACGTTTACGCAATATTCATGTCGGTGCTGTCGAAAAAGATGGAGAAGTTGTGTTCTTGCACAAAATGATGGAAGGTCCTGCAGATAAAAGTTATGGTATTCATGTGGCGAAGATTGCTGGATTACCACACGAACTATTGCAACGGGCAGATGTCATTTTACAAGCGTTGGAAGAAGGACACAACTCACCAACGTCGCCTCTTGTAGAAAAACCAATTATAATAGAAGAAACAGAACAATTATCTTTATTTGGAGAAGGAAATCCACAAGAGCAGAAAGTGTTAGAGCAGCTACAAGCCTTAAATGTTTTAGAAATGACCCCGATGGATGCGTTAAATGCGCTGTATGAATTAAAAAAACAAATGTCAAAATAGAAAGAAGGGGAGACAATGGGAAAAATTCAAGAATTGTCCGAACGTCTTGCCAATCAGATTGCAGCAGGAGAGGTTGTTGAACGACCTGCTTCTGTTGTCAAAGAGTTAGTCGAAAATGCTATTGATGCAGGTAGTACACAAATTGATATTTTGTTAGAAGAAGCAGGTTTGAAGAAAATTCAAGTAACCGATAATGGGGAAGGTATTGCTGAAGACGATGTTATTAATGCCTTTAAACGTCATGCTACAAGTAAAATTCATACACGTGACGATTTGTTTCGCATTCGTACACTTGGATTTCGTGGTGAGGCTTTACCTAGTATTGCCTCTGTTTCAATTGTAAGTATAGAAACAGCTACGCAAGAAGAAACACAAGGAACCTTTTTGAAAATGAAAGGTGGCACAATTGAAGAACATCGTCCATCAGCACTACGTCAAGGGACGAAAATTACGGTTGAGCAGCTGTTCTTCAATACCCCTGCTCGTCTGAAGTATGTCAAAACACTACAGACCGAATTAGCGAACATCGGTGATATTGTTAACCGTTTGGCGCTTAGTCATCCGAGTATTGCATTTCGATTAGTTCATGACGGAAATAAAATGATGTCCACTTCAGGTAATGGTGATTTAAAGCAAGCTATTGCTGGAATTTATGGATTGCAAACTGCAAAGAAAATGCGTGCAATTCATAGTAAAGATTTAGATTTTGATATCCATGGTTATATCTCTTTACCCGAAGTGACTCGGGCAAGCAGGAATTATATCTCAACAATTATCAATGGTCGATATATCAAAAATATTGCGTTAAACAAAGCAATTGTTAATGGTTATGGTTCGAAATTGATGGTTGGACGTTTTCCAATAGCTGTTGTTGAAATTAAAATGGATCCACTATTAGTTGATGTGAATGTTCATCCAACCAAGCAAGAAGTACGATTGTCTAAGGAGCCTGAATTAACGGGATTAATCAGTAAAGCGATTAATGAAGTTTTACGAGAAGAAAATTTAATTCCGAGTGCGGCTGACAACTTGCGATTTAAAAAGAAGGTTGAAAACCAAGAAAAAACAGAACAACTTTCTATTGAATTAGAACAACCTAAGAGTACCAAACAAGGATTAAGTTTTGATAAAGCAACAGGAAGCTTTTATATAGAAGAAAGTTTTACGGAGTCGTCTGTCGAACCGATTTTTGAAGAGCTACCTCAGACAATCGAAGAGCCACACTTTCCTAGTTTTGAATATCAAGAAAAAGTGGTTGAACCTCCTATAAATACAGAAGATACTCATAAAAAAGAGCAGGGTGAATCGACAAGTTCGAATCATCCAGAGTTCGATTTTCATAAAAAAGGACCACAGATGATTGAACGTATGCAAGAAGAACCTGTGAAGCAACGTTTTCCGCATTTAGAGTATTTTGGACAAATGCATGGGACATATTTATTTGCTCAAAGTCAAGATGGTCTTTATATTATCGATCAGCATGCAGCTCAAGAACGAATTAAATATGAATATTTTCGCAAAAAGATTGGTGAAGTAGGAGATGATTTACAAGAACTCCTTGTACCGATTGTATTGGATTATCCTAATAGTGATGTTTTAAAATTAAAAGAGCAAGCAACAGCTTTACAAGAAGTAGGCATTCATCTAGAAGAGTTTGGAGCGAATAGCTTTATTGTGCGTGCGCATCCCACGTGGTATCCAGCAGGTCAAGAAGAAGCGATTATTCGTGAAATGATCGATATGTTACTTACAAATGGAAAAGTCAGTGTGCACCAATTCAGAGAAGCAACGGCTATCATGATGAGTTGTAAACGATCAATTAAAGCTAATCATTATCTGAATCCACAGCAAGCTCGAATTTTATTGGAAGATTTAGCAAAATGTGAGAATCCATTTAATTGTCCGCATGGTCGTCCTGTACTTATTCATTTTACCAATGGTGATATGGAAAGGATGTTTAAACGTATTCAAGATCCACACCAATCTCGAGGAGGCGAAGGATGAACGTTATCTTAGCATCACAATCACCTAGACGGAAAGAACTGTTACGATTGTTGTTGGATGATTTTGAAGTTATTCCAGCAGATATTGATGAAACAATTGGTGTACATGATGAACCAGAAGAATACGTGTTGCGTATGGCTCAAGAAAAAGCCGCATTTATTACTCAGCATTATCCAGAAGCGCTAGTGATCGCTAGTGATACGATTGTCGTTAGTGAAGGGGAGATTCTGGGAAAACCAACTTCTCGTGAAGATGCACAGCGTATGCTGATACAAATGAGCGGAAAGACACATATAGTATATACGTCAGTGGTGTTATCAACTAATAAGAAACGGTTTGAACAAATTTCTTCAGCCAAAGTGAGCTTTTTTGATCTTTCTGAAGAAGAAATCAGTGATTATTTAGATAAACAAGAATATATGGATAAAGCTGGAGCGTATGGCATTCAAGGAGCAGCTGCTATTTTTGTTCAGGAAATCCAAGGTGATTATTATGCAATTGTTGGGTTTCCTGTAGGTTTAGTTCATCAATTATTGAAAGAATTCAGCACTTAAATAATAAGTGTTGAATTCTTTCTTTTTCTATTGACTTATACTTGGGAAACATGGTATATTATTTAACGCTGGTTTTGAAAAAAACGATGGAAAATATTTCTGAAAAAAATTGAAATAAAGAGTTGACTTAAAATGAATCCAGTGATATTATAACAAAGTCGCCAATATGAAATTGCGATTGTCATTTGTTTTAAAAGTGTTTTTTACTTTTTAAAATAACATAGAAAAATATTTTTATAACATGAAGATTAAAAATATTTTCAAAAAAGTAGTTGACATTTTATTATTAAACTGATATGATATAAAAGTTGCTGATGCAGCAAGGTAGACCTTTGAAAACTGAACAAAGCAAGCAAACGAACCAATTGTGTAGGACACTTCTATTAGATAGAAGTAACACAAAACAAGCAAGCAGTAATGCTAGCAAACGTTATTTATGAGCTTAACAATCGAAAGATTGTTTCAACTTTTTATGAGAGTTTGATCCTGGCTCAGGACGAACGCTGGCGGCGTGCCTAATACATGCAAGTCGAACGCTTCTTTTCCGCCGAACTTCGGTTCATTGGAAAAGAGGAGTGGCGAACGGGTGAGTAACACGTGGGTAACCTGCCCATCAGAGGGGGATAACACTTGGAAACAGGTGCTAATACCGCATAATGCTTTTTCTCGCATGAGAGAAAGCTGAAAGGCGCTTTTGCGTCACTGATGGATGGACCCGCGGTGCATTAGCTAGTTGGTGAGGTAACGGCTCACCAAGGCAACGATGCATAGCCGACCTGAGAGGGTGATCGGCCACACTGGGACTGAGACACGGCCCAGACTCCTACGGGAGGCAGCAGTAGGGAATCTTCGGCAATGGACGAAAGTCTGACCGAGCAACGCCGCGTGAGTGAAGAAGGTTTTCGGATCGTAAAACTCTGTTGTTAGAGAAGAACAAGGATGAGAAGAGAATGTTCATCCCTTGACGGTATCTAACCAGAAAGCCACGGCTAACTACGTGCCAGCAGCCGCGGTAATACGTAGGTGGCAAGCGTTGTCCGGATTTATTGGGCGTAAAGCGAGCGCAGGCGGTTTCTTAAGTCTGATGTGAAAGCCCCCGGCTTAACCGGGGAGGGTCATTGGAAACTGGGAGACTTGAGTGCAGAAGAGGAGAGTGGAATTCCATGTGTAGCGGTGAAATGCGTAGATATATGGAGGAACACCAGTGGCGAAGGCGGCTCTCTGGTCTGTAACTGACGCTGAGGCTCGAAAGCGTGGGGAGCGAACAGGATTAGATACCCTGGTAGTCCACGCCGTAAACGATGAGTGCTAAGTGTTGGAGGGTTTCCGCCCTTCAGTGCTGCAGCAAACGCATTAAGCACTCCGCCTGGGGAGTACGACCGCAAGGTTGAAACTCAAAGGAATTGACGGGGGCCCGCACAAGCGGTGGAGCATGTGGTTTAATTCGAAGCAACGCGAAGAACCTTACCAGGTCTTGACATCCTTTGACCACTCTAGAGATAGAGCTTTCCCTTCGGGGACAAAGTGACAGGTGGTGCATGGTTGTCGTCAGCTCGTGTCGTGAGATGTTGGGTTAAGTCCCGCAACGAGCGCAACCCTTATTGTTAGTTGCCATCATTTAGTTGGGCACTCTAGCGAGACTGCCGGTGACAAACCGGAGGAAGGTGGGGATGACGTCAAATCATCATGCCCCTTATGACCTGGGCTACACACGTGCTACAATGGGAAGTACAACGAGTTGCGAAGTCGCGAGGCTAAGCTAATCTCTTAAAACTTCTCTCAGTTCGGATTGTAGGCTGCAACTCGCCTACATGAAGCCGGAATCGCTAGTAATCGCGGATCAGCACGCCGCGGTGAATACGTTCCCGGGCCTTGTACACACCGCCCGTCACACCACGAGAGTTTGTAACACCCGAAGTCGGTGAGGTAACCTTTTTGGAGCCAGCCGCCTAAGGTGGGATAGATGATTGGGGTGAAGTCGTAACAAGGTAGCCGTATCGGAAGGTGCGGCTGGATCACCTCCTTTCTAAGGAATATTACGGAAACTACACATCGTTTGCCTTTGTTCAGTTTTGAGAGGTTTACTCTCAAACAGATTGTTCATTGAAAACTGGATATTTAAAGTAAAGAAATCAAAACAAACCGAGAACACCGCGTTGAATGAGTTTTTTAATAAGTTCAATTGCTTATTTTTCTTGATAAAACTTCTATCGCTAGAAGATCTTTATCAAAACCCAACCGTAAGGTTGATAAGGTTAAGTGAATAAGGGCGCATGGTGGATGCCTTGGCACTAGGAGCCGATGAAGGACGGGACTAACACCGATATGCTTTGGGGAGCTGTAAGTAAGCTTTGATCCAGAGATTTCCGAATGGGGGAACCCAACATCTTTTATAGGATGTTACTTGTCAGTGAATACATAGCTGATAGGAGGTAGACGCAGAGAACTGAAACATCTAAGTACCTGCAGGAAGAGAAAGAAAATTCGATTCCCTGAGTAGCGGCGAGCGAAACGGGAAAAGCCCAAACCAAGATGCTTGCATCTTGGGGTTGTAGGACTCCGATATGGTAGTTTTTTCAGATAGTTGAATAACTTGGAAAAGTTAGCTAAAGAGGGTGAAAGCCCCGTAGACGAAATGTGAAAG includes:
- the mutS gene encoding DNA mismatch repair protein MutS, whose protein sequence is MPQKTKHTPMMEQYFSIKAQYQDAFLFYRLGDFYELFYEDALQVAQLLELTLTSRNKNAEDPIPMCGVPYHAAANYIDTLVEQGYKVAICEQVEDPKTTKGMVKREVVQLVTPGTVMDGKGLSAKDNNFLTALAFDGTHYGFAYVDLTTGELRSAVLEDEEAVLNEASALQTKEVVFTSDIPVSVSELLESRLGVIFSTQEAYEENSEFQFLTSELTNPLEKEVTGKLLSYLAVTQKRSLDHIQKAVAYQPDHFLKMDYYSKFNLELTQSIRTGKKQGTLLWLLDETKTAMGGRLLKQWLDRPLIQQSQITARQNQVASLIHAFFERADLQEALTKVYDLERLAGRVAFGSVNGRDLIQLRTSLQQVPYIHAILSGIDHGEWSELLTHLEPMDDLVSLIDTAINEDAPLQVTEGNIIKNGFNDQLDQYREAMRNGKKWLAELEAKERQATGIKNLKVGFNRVFGYYIEVTKSNLTNLEEGRYDRKQTLANAERFITPELKELEKLILEAEEQSVDLEYRLFLEVREEVKKAIDRLQRLAKAISSVDVLQSFATISERYQYIRPELNTEKILNIVDGRHPVVEKVLGHQEYIPNTIDMNQETLILLITGPNMSGKSTYMRQLALTVVMAQIGCFVPAQSANMPIFDRIFTRIGASDDLIAGQSTFMVEMMEANQALRYATPNSLVLFDELGRGTATYDGMALAQAIIEYIHKEVQAKTLFSTHYHELTVLDEELPRLRNIHVGAVEKDGEVVFLHKMMEGPADKSYGIHVAKIAGLPHELLQRADVILQALEEGHNSPTSPLVEKPIIIEETEQLSLFGEGNPQEQKVLEQLQALNVLEMTPMDALNALYELKKQMSK
- the mutL gene encoding DNA mismatch repair endonuclease MutL translates to MGKIQELSERLANQIAAGEVVERPASVVKELVENAIDAGSTQIDILLEEAGLKKIQVTDNGEGIAEDDVINAFKRHATSKIHTRDDLFRIRTLGFRGEALPSIASVSIVSIETATQEETQGTFLKMKGGTIEEHRPSALRQGTKITVEQLFFNTPARLKYVKTLQTELANIGDIVNRLALSHPSIAFRLVHDGNKMMSTSGNGDLKQAIAGIYGLQTAKKMRAIHSKDLDFDIHGYISLPEVTRASRNYISTIINGRYIKNIALNKAIVNGYGSKLMVGRFPIAVVEIKMDPLLVDVNVHPTKQEVRLSKEPELTGLISKAINEVLREENLIPSAADNLRFKKKVENQEKTEQLSIELEQPKSTKQGLSFDKATGSFYIEESFTESSVEPIFEELPQTIEEPHFPSFEYQEKVVEPPINTEDTHKKEQGESTSSNHPEFDFHKKGPQMIERMQEEPVKQRFPHLEYFGQMHGTYLFAQSQDGLYIIDQHAAQERIKYEYFRKKIGEVGDDLQELLVPIVLDYPNSDVLKLKEQATALQEVGIHLEEFGANSFIVRAHPTWYPAGQEEAIIREMIDMLLTNGKVSVHQFREATAIMMSCKRSIKANHYLNPQQARILLEDLAKCENPFNCPHGRPVLIHFTNGDMERMFKRIQDPHQSRGGEG
- a CDS encoding Maf family protein, which gives rise to MNVILASQSPRRKELLRLLLDDFEVIPADIDETIGVHDEPEEYVLRMAQEKAAFITQHYPEALVIASDTIVVSEGEILGKPTSREDAQRMLIQMSGKTHIVYTSVVLSTNKKRFEQISSAKVSFFDLSEEEISDYLDKQEYMDKAGAYGIQGAAAIFVQEIQGDYYAIVGFPVGLVHQLLKEFST